The proteins below are encoded in one region of Sedimentibacter sp. zth1:
- the purN gene encoding phosphoribosylglycinamide formyltransferase, translated as MPQLKIGVLISGGGTNLQSIIDNINNGFIDAKIDVVISNKKSAYGLERAKSNGIDAIYVNPNNYKGSEEYNQIIISELQDRNIDLIVLAGYLKILSMDFVRTFENKIINIHPSLIPSFCGRGYYGIKVHEEVIKYGVKVTGATVHFVDDGADTGPIILQDIVFVDNNDTPLSLQLKVLNIEHKILPLAIKLFCENKLVLEDRRVIIKN; from the coding sequence ATGCCACAATTAAAAATTGGTGTATTGATTTCTGGTGGAGGCACCAACCTTCAATCCATTATTGATAATATTAATAATGGATTTATAGATGCTAAAATTGATGTTGTAATTTCTAACAAGAAATCTGCTTATGGCTTAGAACGTGCTAAGTCAAATGGTATAGACGCTATATATGTAAATCCTAATAATTACAAAGGCTCTGAAGAATATAATCAAATAATCATAAGTGAGCTTCAAGATAGAAATATTGATTTAATAGTATTAGCTGGATATTTAAAAATATTAAGTATGGATTTTGTTAGAACATTTGAAAATAAAATTATAAACATACATCCTTCACTTATTCCATCTTTTTGTGGTAGAGGCTACTATGGAATAAAAGTACATGAAGAGGTTATAAAATATGGTGTAAAGGTTACTGGTGCTACTGTTCACTTTGTAGATGATGGAGCAGATACGGGCCCAATAATCTTACAAGATATTGTATTTGTAGATAACAACGATACTCCTCTTTCTTTACAGCTGAAGGTACTTAATATTGAGCATAAAATATTACCACTTGCAATAAAGCTGTTTTGCGAAAACAAACTTGTACTAGAAGATAGACGAGTAATTATAAAAAATTAA